One genomic window of Globicephala melas chromosome 8, mGloMel1.2, whole genome shotgun sequence includes the following:
- the ART1 gene encoding GPI-linked NAD(P)(+)--arginine ADP-ribosyltransferase 1 — translation MQTPAMMSLLLVSMGLMEALQAQSHPITRRDLFSREMPLDMALASFDDQYAGCAAAMAAALPDLNRTEFQANKVYADVWAQASSQWQERQAWGSKWGLSPTRLSPPAGFREEHGVALLAYTANSPLHKEFNAAVREAGRSRLHYLHHFSFKTLHFLLTEALQLLGRGQRPPQCRQVFRGVQGLRFRPAGPGATVRLGGFASASLQNVAAQQFGEDTFFGIWTCLGAPIKGYSFFPGEEEVLIPPFETFQVINASRPAQGPTRIYLRALGQRSMYNCEYIKDKQCKSGPCRLDNSAMGQGPLSAVWSLLLLLWFLVGEAFPESPGLL, via the exons ATGCAGACCCCTGCCATGATGTCTCTGCTGCTCGTGTCCATGGGCCTCATGGAAGCACTTCAG GCCCAGAGCCACCCCATCACACGACGAGACCTCTTCTCTCGAGAAATGCCCCTGGACATGGCCCTGGCCTCCTTTGACGACCAGTATGCTGGCTGTGCCGCAGCCATGGCGGCGGCTCTCCCGGATCTCAACCGCACGGAGTTCCAGGCCAACAAAGTGTACGCCGATGTCTGGGCTCAGGCAAGCAGCCAGTGGCAGGAGCGCCAGGCTTGGGGGTCCAAGTGGGGCCTCAGCCCTACCCGTCTGTCCCCGCCCGCAGGCTTCCGAGAAGAGCACGGGGTGGCCCTCCTGGCCTACACAGCTAACAGCCCCCTGCACAAAGAATTCAACGCGGCCGTGCGCGAGGCTGGCCGCTCCCGGCTCCACTACCTCCACCACTTCTCCTTCAAGACACTCCACTTCCTGCTGACTGAGGCCCTGCAGCTGCTGGGCAGGGGCCAGCGTCCACCCCAGTGCCGCCAGGTGTTCCGAGGGGTGCAGGGCCTACGCTTCCGGCCAGCAGGGCCCGGGGCCACCGTCAGGCTGGGGGGCTTTGCCTCTGCATCCTTGCAGAATGTTGCAGCCCAGCAGTTTGGGGAAGACACCTTCTTCGGCATCTGGACCTGCCTCGGGGCCCCTATCAAGGGCTACTCCTTTttccctggggaggaggaggtgcTGATCCCTCCCTTCGAGACCTTCCAGGTGATCAATGCCAGCAGACCGGCCCAGGGCCCCACCCGCATCTACCTCCGGGCCCTGGGCCAGCGCAGCATGTACAACTGTGAGTACATCAAAG ACAAGCAGTGCAAGTCAGGGCCCTGCCGTCTGGATAACTCAG CCATGGGTCAGGGCCCCCTGTCTGCAGTCTGGTCCCTTCTACTGCTGCTCTGGTTCCTTGTTGGAGAAGCCTTTCCAGAGAGTCCAGGACTCCTCTAA
- the ART5 gene encoding ecto-ADP-ribosyltransferase 5 isoform X2 — MMLVALLIALSCLGIHTLSGIRIYAPWQNVSIQNLSLAPNTFDDAYVGCSEEMEEKAVHLLAEEMANHTRLRESWETAQKAWEQRCPGLSLPPGFKTQHGIAVMVYTNSSNPLYRELNQAVRTGGDSREFYMQHFPFKALHFYLTQALQLLRGSRDCSREPGQVVFRGVGAIRFEPKEVGVSVRLGQFTSSSLDEAVARRFGNATFFSLRTCFGAPIQALSVFPKEREVLIPPHEVFLVTSFSQDGARNLVTLSSNNQMCSHFNCAYLGAKKRPRCESVPTGGQADSLSKGAFSLLSWKALPLAS; from the exons ATGATGTTGGTGGCTCTGTTGATCGCCCTTAGCTGCCTTGGCATCCACACCCTCAGCGGCATCCGCATTTACGCCCCCTGGCAG AATGTTTCCATCCAGAACCTGAGCCTGGCTCCAAACACCTTCGATGATGCCTATGTGGGCTGCTCggaggagatggaggagaagGCAGTCCATCTGCTAGCGGAGGAGATGGCTAACCATACCAGGCTGCGGGAGTCCTGGGAGACAGCCCAGAAGGCCTGGGAGCAAAGGTGTCCAGGGCTCAGCCTGCCTCCTGGCTTCAAAACCCAGCACGGAATCGCCGTCATGGTCTACACCAACTCATCTAACCCTTTATACCGGGAGCTGAACCAGGCTGTGCGGACAGGCGGTGACTCCAGGGAGTTCTACATGCAGCACTTCCCCTTCAAGGCCCTGCACTTCTACCTGACCCAGGCCCTGCAGCTGCTGCGGGGCAGTAGGGACTGCAGCAGGGAACCTGGGCAGGTGGTGTTCCGAGGCGTGGGCGCCATTCGATTTGAACCCAAGGAGGTGGGGGTCTCTGTCCGCTTAGGCCAGTTTACCTCCAGCTCCCTGGATGAGGCAGTGGCCCGCAGATTTGGTAATGCCACCTTCTTCTCTCTAAGGACTTGCTTTGGGGCCCCGATCCAGGCCCTGTCTGTCTTTCCCAAGGAGCGTGAGGTGCTGATCCCCCCGCATGAAGTCTTCTTGGTCACCAGTTTCTCCCAGGATGGAGCCCGGAACCTGGTGACTCTCTCCAGCAATAATCAGATGTGCAGCCACTTTAACTGCGCCTATCTGGGTG CGAAGAAGAGGCCGAGATGTGAGTCTGTGCCAA caGGAGGACAGGCCGACTCACTCTCCAAGGGGgccttctctctgctctcctggAAGGCCCTGCCCTTGGCCTCTTAG
- the ART5 gene encoding ecto-ADP-ribosyltransferase 5 isoform X3, which translates to MMLVALLIALSCLGIHTLSGIRIYAQNVSIQNLSLAPNTFDDAYVGCSEEMEEKAVHLLAEEMANHTRLRESWETAQKAWEQRCPGLSLPPGFKTQHGIAVMVYTNSSNPLYRELNQAVRTGGDSREFYMQHFPFKALHFYLTQALQLLRGSRDCSREPGQVVFRGVGAIRFEPKEVGVSVRLGQFTSSSLDEAVARRFGNATFFSLRTCFGAPIQALSVFPKEREVLIPPHEVFLVTSFSQDGARNLVTLSSNNQMCSHFNCAYLGGEPCMREAGLAGCP; encoded by the exons ATGATGTTGGTGGCTCTGTTGATCGCCCTTAGCTGCCTTGGCATCCACACCCTCAGCGGCATCCGCATTTAC GCCCAGAATGTTTCCATCCAGAACCTGAGCCTGGCTCCAAACACCTTCGATGATGCCTATGTGGGCTGCTCggaggagatggaggagaagGCAGTCCATCTGCTAGCGGAGGAGATGGCTAACCATACCAGGCTGCGGGAGTCCTGGGAGACAGCCCAGAAGGCCTGGGAGCAAAGGTGTCCAGGGCTCAGCCTGCCTCCTGGCTTCAAAACCCAGCACGGAATCGCCGTCATGGTCTACACCAACTCATCTAACCCTTTATACCGGGAGCTGAACCAGGCTGTGCGGACAGGCGGTGACTCCAGGGAGTTCTACATGCAGCACTTCCCCTTCAAGGCCCTGCACTTCTACCTGACCCAGGCCCTGCAGCTGCTGCGGGGCAGTAGGGACTGCAGCAGGGAACCTGGGCAGGTGGTGTTCCGAGGCGTGGGCGCCATTCGATTTGAACCCAAGGAGGTGGGGGTCTCTGTCCGCTTAGGCCAGTTTACCTCCAGCTCCCTGGATGAGGCAGTGGCCCGCAGATTTGGTAATGCCACCTTCTTCTCTCTAAGGACTTGCTTTGGGGCCCCGATCCAGGCCCTGTCTGTCTTTCCCAAGGAGCGTGAGGTGCTGATCCCCCCGCATGAAGTCTTCTTGGTCACCAGTTTCTCCCAGGATGGAGCCCGGAACCTGGTGACTCTCTCCAGCAATAATCAGATGTGCAGCCACTTTAACTGCGCCTATCTGGGTGGTGAGCCATGCATGAGGGAAGCAGGACTGGCAGGATGTCCCTGA
- the ART5 gene encoding ecto-ADP-ribosyltransferase 5 isoform X1, translating to MMLVALLIALSCLGIHTLSGIRIYAPWQAQNVSIQNLSLAPNTFDDAYVGCSEEMEEKAVHLLAEEMANHTRLRESWETAQKAWEQRCPGLSLPPGFKTQHGIAVMVYTNSSNPLYRELNQAVRTGGDSREFYMQHFPFKALHFYLTQALQLLRGSRDCSREPGQVVFRGVGAIRFEPKEVGVSVRLGQFTSSSLDEAVARRFGNATFFSLRTCFGAPIQALSVFPKEREVLIPPHEVFLVTSFSQDGARNLVTLSSNNQMCSHFNCAYLGAKKRPRCESVPTGGQADSLSKGAFSLLSWKALPLAS from the exons ATGATGTTGGTGGCTCTGTTGATCGCCCTTAGCTGCCTTGGCATCCACACCCTCAGCGGCATCCGCATTTACGCCCCCTGGCAG GCCCAGAATGTTTCCATCCAGAACCTGAGCCTGGCTCCAAACACCTTCGATGATGCCTATGTGGGCTGCTCggaggagatggaggagaagGCAGTCCATCTGCTAGCGGAGGAGATGGCTAACCATACCAGGCTGCGGGAGTCCTGGGAGACAGCCCAGAAGGCCTGGGAGCAAAGGTGTCCAGGGCTCAGCCTGCCTCCTGGCTTCAAAACCCAGCACGGAATCGCCGTCATGGTCTACACCAACTCATCTAACCCTTTATACCGGGAGCTGAACCAGGCTGTGCGGACAGGCGGTGACTCCAGGGAGTTCTACATGCAGCACTTCCCCTTCAAGGCCCTGCACTTCTACCTGACCCAGGCCCTGCAGCTGCTGCGGGGCAGTAGGGACTGCAGCAGGGAACCTGGGCAGGTGGTGTTCCGAGGCGTGGGCGCCATTCGATTTGAACCCAAGGAGGTGGGGGTCTCTGTCCGCTTAGGCCAGTTTACCTCCAGCTCCCTGGATGAGGCAGTGGCCCGCAGATTTGGTAATGCCACCTTCTTCTCTCTAAGGACTTGCTTTGGGGCCCCGATCCAGGCCCTGTCTGTCTTTCCCAAGGAGCGTGAGGTGCTGATCCCCCCGCATGAAGTCTTCTTGGTCACCAGTTTCTCCCAGGATGGAGCCCGGAACCTGGTGACTCTCTCCAGCAATAATCAGATGTGCAGCCACTTTAACTGCGCCTATCTGGGTG CGAAGAAGAGGCCGAGATGTGAGTCTGTGCCAA caGGAGGACAGGCCGACTCACTCTCCAAGGGGgccttctctctgctctcctggAAGGCCCTGCCCTTGGCCTCTTAG
- the ART5 gene encoding ecto-ADP-ribosyltransferase 5 isoform X4: MMLVALLIALSCLGIHTLSGIRIYAQNVSIQNLSLAPNTFDDAYVGCSEEMEEKAVHLLAEEMANHTRLRESWETAQKAWEQRCPGLSLPPGFKTQHGIAVMVYTNSSNPLYRELNQAVRTGGDSREFYMQHFPFKALHFYLTQALQLLRGSRDCSREPGQVVFRGVGAIRFEPKEVGVSVRLGQFTSSSLDEAVARRFAKKRPRCESVPTGGQADSLSKGAFSLLSWKALPLAS; this comes from the exons ATGATGTTGGTGGCTCTGTTGATCGCCCTTAGCTGCCTTGGCATCCACACCCTCAGCGGCATCCGCATTTAC GCCCAGAATGTTTCCATCCAGAACCTGAGCCTGGCTCCAAACACCTTCGATGATGCCTATGTGGGCTGCTCggaggagatggaggagaagGCAGTCCATCTGCTAGCGGAGGAGATGGCTAACCATACCAGGCTGCGGGAGTCCTGGGAGACAGCCCAGAAGGCCTGGGAGCAAAGGTGTCCAGGGCTCAGCCTGCCTCCTGGCTTCAAAACCCAGCACGGAATCGCCGTCATGGTCTACACCAACTCATCTAACCCTTTATACCGGGAGCTGAACCAGGCTGTGCGGACAGGCGGTGACTCCAGGGAGTTCTACATGCAGCACTTCCCCTTCAAGGCCCTGCACTTCTACCTGACCCAGGCCCTGCAGCTGCTGCGGGGCAGTAGGGACTGCAGCAGGGAACCTGGGCAGGTGGTGTTCCGAGGCGTGGGCGCCATTCGATTTGAACCCAAGGAGGTGGGGGTCTCTGTCCGCTTAGGCCAGTTTACCTCCAGCTCCCTGGATGAGGCAGTGGCCCGCAGATTTG CGAAGAAGAGGCCGAGATGTGAGTCTGTGCCAA caGGAGGACAGGCCGACTCACTCTCCAAGGGGgccttctctctgctctcctggAAGGCCCTGCCCTTGGCCTCTTAG